The sequence GGCGGGGGATGCTGCCCGTGGCCGCCAGGGCGGCCAGTGCCGCGGTGGCGGCGAGGGCTGCGAACAGGGCGGGGTAGCCGCCCAGGGCGGTGGCCAGGGCGGCTCCTGCGGCGGGGGCGATGGCGCCGGCGATGGTGACGGGCGCAGCCATGACGCCCGACAGGGATCCGTAGGCGGCGGTGCCCCAGCGGTCGGATACGGCGGTGGCCTGCAGCAGGGTGGCGATACCGCGGGTGGTCCCGGCCAGGACGGCGATGGCGATGAGCAGCGGGAGGGGGCCTGGGACCGCGGCCAGCACGGTGGTGGTGAGGGCGGAGGCGGCCAGGATGCACACGGTGCGGGTGCGGACGCTGCTGCGGCGGACCAGGGCGCGGTAGCCCAGCCTTCCGGCGACCTGCCCGACGCCGCCCAGGCCGAGCGCCCAGGCGGCGATGCCGCTGGAGGCGCCGCGTGCGGTCAGCAGCGGAATGAGGTTGGTCAGCACGGCGTACATCGAGAACGCCGACAACGTCAGCGCTGCGGTCAGCAGCAGGAACGGCGAACTGCGCACCACCGTGCGGACCGCCGCGTCCATCTGGTCGTTGCTCTGGTCGCGGCCGGCATCGCCATCGCCGGCGGAGCCACCGGAGCCGGGGTGGCGCTCGATGGGCGGCGGCCAGGGGCGGCGCAGCGCGAAGTAGTGCAGCGGGATGGTCACCGCGGCCAGGACGGCGGCCAGCACCAGGTAGACGGCCCGCCAGGACATCTGGTCGGCCAGGGCGCTGGTGAGGGGCGCGAAGACGGTGCTGGCCAGCCCCGCGACGAGGGTGAGGGTGGTGAGCGCGCCCAGGTGGTGGGGGGCGTGGTAGCGGGTGAGGGCGGCGAACGCGGGCTGGTAGAGCACAGCGGTCATCGCGGTCCCGGCCAGCAGCCACGCGGCCACGAACCAGCCCAGGTTCGGAGCGGCCGCCAGGCCCAGGACGGCCAGGGCACCCAGCACCGAGCCGCCGGTCATCAGGGCGCGGGGGCCGTGCCGGTCCAGGGCGCGGCCGAGCGGGATGCCGCCGAGGGCGGCCAGGACGAGCGCGGCGGAGAACGCCGCGGTGATGGCCCCGGTGGACCAGCCGGTGTCGTGGCTGATGTGAGGGGCCAGGACGGGGAAGGCGTAGTAGAGGATTCCCCAGCTGGTGATCTCGGTGACGCACAGCGCGATCAGCGGGACGCGGGTGACCGCACCGTTGGCGGTGGCGCTGTTCGGGCTGCTGGGAGCGGTGGAGCCGGAGCCGGCGGCGGGATCACCCGTCGCCGGCACCGGCCCTGGCGTCGATGGTTCGTGGGGCACCGGTCAGTTGTCGCCTCGTTCGGAGTCGCCGGAGTAGCCGTGGACGCTTCCGGTCGCGAAGCCCAATCCGGCGGGCGCGCCGATGCCGATGGTGACCGGCTCGGGCGCCGATCCACCGCAGCACGAGCCGCCCGAGGTGACCGCGGCCGGCGTCTCGGCGGGCTCGGTGCCGCAACTGGTTCCGCAGCCGTCGCCTGCAGAGACGCCGGCAGAGGCGCCGGGCAACTGGTCCTCAGCGATGAGGTTGGTGGAGCAGACGCCGGTCTCGGGCAGGTCGAGCTCAACCGCGTCGGCCGCGGCGCGGTCTCCAGCGAGCGCGGCGACGACTGAGCGGACCTGCTCGTATCCGGTGGCCATCAGGAAGGTCGGGGCGCGGCCGTAGCTCTTCATCCCGACCAGGTAGAAGCCGGTCTCGGGGTGGGCGAGGTCGCGTTCGCCGTGCGGGGGCACGGTGCCGCAGGAGTGGAAGTTGGGGTCGATCATCGGCGCGAGCCGGACCGGCGCTTCGGTGGCCGGGTCGAGTTCCACCCGGACTTCGCGGAGCATGTCCAGGTCGGGACGGAACCCGGTAGCCGCCACCACGGCGTCGGCCTCGATGACGCGCTCACCGTCTGGGGTCACGCCGACGACGTTCACGGGACCCGTAGCCGGGCCTGCGTTGGGGCTGGTGAAGCCGGTGATGGTGAAGCTGCGCACCAGCTCGATCTCGCCGCCTTCCACTGCGGCCCTGAGACGGATGCCGAGCGCGCCGCGTGCGGGCAGGCCGTCGGCGTCGCCGCCGCCGTACAGGCGGGCGACCGAGGCGCTGCGCACGACCCAGGTGATGCGGGTGCCGGGCGCGGTCTTGGCGAGTTTGGCGAGCGCGAGCAGGGTGTTGGCGGCCGAGTGGCCCATCCCGACGACCAGGGTGTGCTTGCCGGCGAAGCGGTCGCGGTCACGGCCCAGCACATCCGGCAACGGTCCGGTCAGGTAAGCGGCTGCCTGGTCCTCGCCCGGTGCGGACAGGCCGGAATGGCCGAGCGGGTTCGAGCGGCCCCAGGTCCCCGAGGCGTCGATGACCGCGCGAGCGGTCAGGTCGGTGACAGCGCCGTCCGGGCCGACGGTGCGGACCAGCAGCGGCTGCTGGTCGCGGCCGACGGTGCGGGTCACGTCCACGCCGCGCCGAGCGACGGCGACCACGCGGGTGCCGGTGCGGATCCGCCGGGCCAGTTCAGGCACCCGGGCCAGCGGAGCCAGGTAGTCGCGGACCAGTTCGGCACCGGTCGGCAGCGCATCCGGATCGGGCAGGGCCCACCCGGCGGGCTCCAGAAGGCGGCGGGCGGCGGCGTCGGTGTCGTACCGCCACGGCGAGAACAGTCGGACGTGCCCCCACTCCGAAATCGCAGCCCCGGCGGCGTCCCCGGCCTCCAGGACCAGGAATTCCTGCCCGCGTTCGGCCAGGTGCGCGGCGGCGGCCAGCCCTACCGGCCCGGCGCCGATGACCACCACCGGCAGTTCCGCGGCACCGTCCTGCTCGTTGACGCAGCCGCAGCCTGCGCTGGTCTTGGCCTCGATCACGGTGACCGCCGGGTCCAGGGACTGCTCGATCTCGCCGCAGCAGCCGCTGACCCCGCAGCAGCTGCCCGCGCCCCCCGACTGGCCCGTACCGGCCGCCTGCTCGGCGGGCTCCTGCGGGTTCTCGCCCATGGTGTCTCCTTGCTGCGTTGCGTGATGCTCAATATGAAGGTCGGCGGCCGATCAGAACGGGCACGGTAGGCGGCGGTGGTGGAGCGGTCGCGGTGAGCGACCCCGCGGCACGCGCTGGTGCGGACCTCGCCGCGCCCGTCCTGGAAGGTGACGCGCTCGCCCCCTGTTCGCCCAGCTCCCTGTTTCGATGTTCTTCTAAGTAGGCCCCAGTTTGCAAGCCTGCATAGAAGGATGTCAAATTAGAGACATGTCTAAGTTGCTGGAGTTGGACGATGTCACCGACCCGGCGTGCTGCGCGCCGCTGAGCGGCCCCACCCTCGGCGAGGAAGAGGCGGCCGAGCTGGCCGGGGTGTTCAAGGCGCTGTCGGACCCGGTCCGGCTGCGGTTGCTGAACATGATCGCCTCGGCCGAGGGCGCCGAGGCGTGCGTGTGCGACCTGACCGGATCCTTCGAGCTGACCGCCCCCACCATCTCCCACCACCTCAAGGTGCTGCGCCAGGCCGGACTGATCGACGGCGAGCGCCGCGGGACCTGGGTGTACTACCGGGTGGTCCCCGAGCGGCTGACCCGGCTGGCGGGCCTGTTCGCCCTGCCCGCGCTCACCTCCGCCTGAGCCGCTCGCCTACGGGCTCAGCCGGGAGGGGACGTGGCGGGCGTCGGCGCCGACACCGCGCAGGGTGGCCGAGGCGAACGAGCGCTGCCACTCCAACCCGACGTAGCCGAGCCCGGGATGGGTGGTGGAGATCCCGCCGCGGTGCATCGGCATCCCGCCGCCGGGGGCCCAGGTGGCGGCCGTTCGAGGTCGTGGCCGGCGGCGACCCGCTGCTCTGCGCGCTGCGCGTGGCCGCCATCAACCGGGCCCGCGCGGTGTCCAGGGCGTCGGCCAGGTCCTTGCCGGCTCAACACCGCGCTGGACACCGTCGGTTGCACCGCTGACAGCGATCATGGCGGTGAGCCGCGTGGCGTGCGGGACGACCAGATGCGGCAGGTTCGACTGCTGCTCCTGCAGCAGCCTTCCGGTCGCCCCGAGGGAGGGCGATCCCACCGGCCCCCGGACGGGGCCGGTGGGATCTTCGCGTGTCCTACTTCAGAGACGGGGGGACGTCTGCGGCGTCGCCGAGCCCGACCAGGTAGTCGGCGTACTCCTTGGCGCCGCCCTTCGTGACGAGCCTGCCCTGCAGCGTCTCGTCGGCCGCGACCTTCTTGCCGGCGAGGACGTCGGCGGCGAGCGTCATGACCTTCTGGCCCAGCGCGAACGGCGACTCGGCGTTCGTCGAGTACATGTCGCCCGCCGCGACCGCGGCCAGTGCGTCGGAGATGCCGTCGTTGCCGACGAGCTTCACCTTCTTGGACAGGTTGCCGGCCTTCAGCGCCGACAAGACGCCCATGGCCATCTCGTCGTTCGCGGCGTACACGCCGTTGATGCCCGGGTTGGCCTGCAGCACGTTCGTCATCACGTTCAGCGCCTTGGCGCGGTCGAAGTCGGCGGCCTGCTTGGCGACGACCGTGATGCCCTTGTGCTTGGCGATCTCCTCGTTGAAGCCCTTGCTGCGGTCCTGCGCAACGTTCGTGCCGAGCAGGCCCTGGATCTCCACGACCTTGCCCTTCTCGCCGACGGCCTCGGCGAGCGACTTGGCGGCGTTGCGCCCGGCCTGGACGGCGTCGTAGCCGACGAACGTGGCGAGCTTGCCGCCGGACGGCTTGCGGTCGAACGCCATCACCGGGATGTTCGCGCCGTTCGCCTGCGTCACCGACGACGTCGCCGACTGGGTGCTGACCGGGTCGATGATGAGGATGCCGGTCTGCTTGGAGATGGCCGTCGTCGCCTGGTTGAGCGCGGCGGCGTCGCTGTTGTTGGCGTTCTGCACGTTCAGCTTGATGCCGAGCTTGGCCGCCTGCGCCTGCGCGCCGTTCTTGACGCTGACGAAGAACGGGTTGTTGAGCGTGCTCATGATGATCGTCGCGTCCTTCTTGCCGGACGCCTTGCCGGTGGAGGCGCCGGCGTCCTCGCCGGCGCGGCTGCACCCGGTCAGGGCGAGCGCGGCTGCGGCCGTCACGGCGATCACGGCGCGGGTGGTTCGGGCCACGCGCATGGGAATCTCCTTTTGCGGGGTTGGGGTGGGAGTCGATCAGGGGGTCTTGGCGGCGGTGCCGCTGCGATGGGACGGTCCGCTTTGTGCGGTCTTGTCCGCACGTTTCGGGATGAGGGATCGCAGCACGTCGATGTTGCGGTCCAGGAACACGGCCAGCAGGATGACCAGGCCCTTCACGACGTTCTGCAGGAACGGCGAGACGTCCAGCAGGTTCATCCCGTTGTCGATGACGCCGAGGACGAGCGCGCCGACGAGGGTGCCGAGCAGGGTGCCGCGGCCGCCGGCGAGGCTCGTTCCGCCGATGATGACGGCGGCGATGGCCTCCAGTTCCAGGCCGGTGCCGGCGGTGGGCTCGGCGGTGGACAGCCGGGCGGTGAGGATGAAGCCGGCGAGCGCCGCCAGCACGCCGCTGATCACGAACGCGAGGATCTTCACCCGGTCGGTGCGGACGCCCGACAGCCGGGCCGCCTCGGTGTTGTCGCCGGTGGCGTAGACGTGCCGGCCGAACCGGGTCCGCGCGAGCAGGTACCCGAACACCGCGAACACCGCCAGCATGATCACGACGGGGACGGGCACGCCGGCGATCCGGCTCTGCCCGATGCCCTGGAAGTCGTAGTCGGTGACGGCGACCGGGTTGCCCTTGGTGAGCTGCAGGCTGAGGCCCGACAGCACCGACATGGTGGCCAGTGTCGCGATGAACGACGGCATCCGCGTCTTGGTGACGAGCAGCCCGTTCACCAGCCCGATCGCGGCGCCCGCCGCCACGCCCGCGCCGACCCCGGCGACGAGACCGTGGTCGCGGAGCGTCTGCGCGGTGACGACGGCGGTGAAGCCGAGGGCCGCGCCGACCGACAGGTCGATCTCCGCCAGGATGATCACGTAGGTCTGGCCGACCGCGAGCAGCGCCGCGACGGACGTGGCCAGCCCGACGTTCATCAGGTTGTTGTGCGTCAGGAAGACCGGTGAGGCGATGGTCAGGATGATCCCGACCAGCAGCAGCATCCAGACCGCGCGCAGCCGGCGCGCGGCGGCGGCGGCCGAGGAGAGCCGCGACGGGGACGCGAGGCTCGTGACGGTGGAGGTCATGGGGCACCTACCAGTGCGTGCTCGAGGATGTTCTGTTCGTTGACGTCGTCGCCGGTGAGCTCGGAGACGGTGCGTCCCTCGCGCATCACGAGGACGCGGTCGGACATGGCGACGAGCTCGGGCAGGTCGGAACTGACCAGCACGACGGCGACGCCGTCCGCGGTGAGGCCGTTGATGATCCGGTAGATCTCGGTCTTGGCGCCGACGTCGACGCCGCGGGTCGGCTCGTCCATCAGCAGCACCCGGGGCCCGGCCATCACCCACTTGGCGAACAGCGCCTTCTGCTGGTTGCCGCCCGACAGCGACCCGGCCGCGATGGACGGCGACGCCGCGCGGACCCGCAGGTCCGCCATCACCTTCCCGGTCTCCGCGCGCTCCCGGCCGCGCAGGACGACGTCGGCCTTCGTGAAGCGGCCGAGGGACGGCAGCGACACGTTCGCCTCGACGGACTGCTGCATGGCGAGACCCTCACCGGACCGGTCCGGGGTGACATAGGCGATGCGCCCGGAGATCGCCTGCCTCGGGCCGCGTGCCCGGACCGGCTCGCCGTCCACGGTCACCGTCCCGGACGTGAGCGGGTGCAGGCCGAACAGCGCGCGAAGCAGCTCGCCGCGGCCGCAGCCGACGACACCGCCGATGCCGAGCACCTCGCCCGCCCGGACGTCCAGGTCGACGTCATGGAACGCGTCGCCGCCCGACGCGCCCCGGACCCGCAGGACGACCCGGTCCGTGGTGTTGTGCTCCTTCGGGTAGAAATCGTCCACGGTGTCGCCGACCATCGCGGTGACGACCTGGGCGGGGGACAGCGTCCCGGTGGGCTCGTCCAGGGTGACGCGGCCGTCGCGCAGGACGACGATCCGGTCGGACAGCTCGAACACCTCGTCCAGCCGGTGGCTGATGTAGAGGATCGTGACGCCGGCCTTGCGCAGCCGCCGGATCTGCTCGAACAGCCGCTCCGACTCCCGCTCGTCCAGCGCCGCGGTCGGCTCGTCCAGGATCAGCAGCCGAGGCCTGTGCGTCATCGCCTTGGCGATCTCGACCATCTGCCGCTCGGCGACGCCGAGTTCGCCGACCGGCCGCCGCACGTCGATGTCCAGGCCGAGATCCTTCAGGGCGGACACGGCGGCCTCCGCCATCCGGCGGCGCGACACCAGCAGCCGCCCGAACCGGCCCTCCCGGTCGAGGACGTGCATGTTCTCGGCGACGGACAGGTTCGGGAACAGGTTCTGCTGGAACTCCTGGTAGATGACCTCGATCCCGAGCGTCATCGCGGCCTGCGGGTCCTTCAGGACCGTGG is a genomic window of Actinomadura citrea containing:
- a CDS encoding MFS transporter, whose amino-acid sequence is MPATGDPAAGSGSTAPSSPNSATANGAVTRVPLIALCVTEITSWGILYYAFPVLAPHISHDTGWSTGAITAAFSAALVLAALGGIPLGRALDRHGPRALMTGGSVLGALAVLGLAAAPNLGWFVAAWLLAGTAMTAVLYQPAFAALTRYHAPHHLGALTTLTLVAGLASTVFAPLTSALADQMSWRAVYLVLAAVLAAVTIPLHYFALRRPWPPPIERHPGSGGSAGDGDAGRDQSNDQMDAAVRTVVRSSPFLLLTAALTLSAFSMYAVLTNLIPLLTARGASSGIAAWALGLGGVGQVAGRLGYRALVRRSSVRTRTVCILAASALTTTVLAAVPGPLPLLIAIAVLAGTTRGIATLLQATAVSDRWGTAAYGSLSGVMAAPVTIAGAIAPAAGAALATALGGYPALFAALAATAALAALAATGSIPRRAAATSTGPADQPPR
- a CDS encoding FAD-dependent oxidoreductase, translating into MGENPQEPAEQAAGTGQSGGAGSCCGVSGCCGEIEQSLDPAVTVIEAKTSAGCGCVNEQDGAAELPVVVIGAGPVGLAAAAHLAERGQEFLVLEAGDAAGAAISEWGHVRLFSPWRYDTDAAARRLLEPAGWALPDPDALPTGAELVRDYLAPLARVPELARRIRTGTRVVAVARRGVDVTRTVGRDQQPLLVRTVGPDGAVTDLTARAVIDASGTWGRSNPLGHSGLSAPGEDQAAAYLTGPLPDVLGRDRDRFAGKHTLVVGMGHSAANTLLALAKLAKTAPGTRITWVVRSASVARLYGGGDADGLPARGALGIRLRAAVEGGEIELVRSFTITGFTSPNAGPATGPVNVVGVTPDGERVIEADAVVAATGFRPDLDMLREVRVELDPATEAPVRLAPMIDPNFHSCGTVPPHGERDLAHPETGFYLVGMKSYGRAPTFLMATGYEQVRSVVAALAGDRAAADAVELDLPETGVCSTNLIAEDQLPGASAGVSAGDGCGTSCGTEPAETPAAVTSGGSCCGGSAPEPVTIGIGAPAGLGFATGSVHGYSGDSERGDN
- a CDS encoding ArsR/SmtB family transcription factor; translation: MSKLLELDDVTDPACCAPLSGPTLGEEEAAELAGVFKALSDPVRLRLLNMIASAEGAEACVCDLTGSFELTAPTISHHLKVLRQAGLIDGERRGTWVYYRVVPERLTRLAGLFALPALTSA
- a CDS encoding substrate-binding domain-containing protein; amino-acid sequence: MRVARTTRAVIAVTAAAALALTGCSRAGEDAGASTGKASGKKDATIIMSTLNNPFFVSVKNGAQAQAAKLGIKLNVQNANNSDAAALNQATTAISKQTGILIIDPVSTQSATSSVTQANGANIPVMAFDRKPSGGKLATFVGYDAVQAGRNAAKSLAEAVGEKGKVVEIQGLLGTNVAQDRSKGFNEEIAKHKGITVVAKQAADFDRAKALNVMTNVLQANPGINGVYAANDEMAMGVLSALKAGNLSKKVKLVGNDGISDALAAVAAGDMYSTNAESPFALGQKVMTLAADVLAGKKVAADETLQGRLVTKGGAKEYADYLVGLGDAADVPPSLK
- a CDS encoding ABC transporter permease encodes the protein MTSTVTSLASPSRLSSAAAAARRLRAVWMLLLVGIILTIASPVFLTHNNLMNVGLATSVAALLAVGQTYVIILAEIDLSVGAALGFTAVVTAQTLRDHGLVAGVGAGVAAGAAIGLVNGLLVTKTRMPSFIATLATMSVLSGLSLQLTKGNPVAVTDYDFQGIGQSRIAGVPVPVVIMLAVFAVFGYLLARTRFGRHVYATGDNTEAARLSGVRTDRVKILAFVISGVLAALAGFILTARLSTAEPTAGTGLELEAIAAVIIGGTSLAGGRGTLLGTLVGALVLGVIDNGMNLLDVSPFLQNVVKGLVILLAVFLDRNIDVLRSLIPKRADKTAQSGPSHRSGTAAKTP
- a CDS encoding sugar ABC transporter ATP-binding protein, yielding MRMQLVDVHKSFGENHVLRGVGLAVEPGEVVALCGENGAGKSTLTRVISGAHQPDGGTVLVDGRATVLKDPQAAMTLGIEVIYQEFQQNLFPNLSVAENMHVLDREGRFGRLLVSRRRMAEAAVSALKDLGLDIDVRRPVGELGVAERQMVEIAKAMTHRPRLLILDEPTAALDERESERLFEQIRRLRKAGVTILYISHRLDEVFELSDRIVVLRDGRVTLDEPTGTLSPAQVVTAMVGDTVDDFYPKEHNTTDRVVLRVRGASGGDAFHDVDLDVRAGEVLGIGGVVGCGRGELLRALFGLHPLTSGTVTVDGEPVRARGPRQAISGRIAYVTPDRSGEGLAMQQSVEANVSLPSLGRFTKADVVLRGRERAETGKVMADLRVRAASPSIAAGSLSGGNQQKALFAKWVMAGPRVLLMDEPTRGVDVGAKTEIYRIINGLTADGVAVVLVSSDLPELVAMSDRVLVMREGRTVSELTGDDVNEQNILEHALVGAP